The Nitrospira defluvii nucleotide sequence CAGCTTTCGTCAACAGTCCGATCCGGCCGTTCGCCAACGTCGAGTCGCATGCGCGAAAGAGGATGGCATCGTCGTACAGGGCTTTGATCTCGCATCCCCGCTGGACGACACGAAGCGTATGCCACCCGCTTGCAGGAAGGGGACGATCGATCTGCTTTACCACCTGGGGCACCCCCTTTACGACGCGGTACAGGCGAAGTTTTTGTTCAACCAGACTCGCACGCAGAAGATAATAGTTGCGATCGTCAACCGCATGCCAGACCAACCCACCGCCCAAATCGGCCTTTCCGGCGACTGCCAAGTAGGAGACCTCAAGGTCGATGTTCGTGCTCGTGGTCCCGTCCAGCAAGAGGAGTTTGTTCGTCTGGTCGGTACCTCTGGGCTGCACTTGCGCAAGGACTTGGGAAGCGCTTCGCGCGCGGTCTGTGATGAGAATTTTCCATTCACCGGCCGGTCGCCCATCGAAGAGCGTCCCGACGACATACGAACTTGGCAACGTTCCTGGAGCGGAACTGTCGAACGTCCATTGACGTCGATGCGGAGATTCCGAGGCGGTTTCGGATGGCTCCGCCGGCAAGGATGTGGAGGGGCCGAACAGGCCTATACCGATGACGGCCAGAATCCCGCCAGCCAGGCGCCGGTGCCATGGAAGACCGGTTTCGGAGTGAACCTGGTACATTGAACGTCCCTGTCCGAACTGAAGCGGTGAGGACTGTACACTAAATGAGGGCCTGGGGGCGAGTATTGCCGAACATTTCGTTCTGAGCGCTGCTTCGCGGTTACGTACACCGCCATATGGCGAGGGAGGCAACCCTTTTACGGCATCTCCAATTCCCGAAGTTTCGCTTCGGCTTGCTCAAGCCACCGTCTGTTTGCCCGAGTGTCGAGTTCCAGTCGCAGGTATTGTCTCAGTTCCTGCGCGGCTTCCATGCGCTGTCCGATGCCGGCCAAGGCATTGCCGAGGTTAAACCGGATCTTGGCGTCGTTGGGGCGCAGATGCAGGGCCGTGCGAAACTCATTGATCGCCGCCTCCGGCTGACGTTTTTCCATCAGTCCGAGTCCGAGATTGAAATGGGCATTCACATCGTTTGGTTGCAGAGTCGCGGCGGTTCGATACTCCGCGATGGCGCCGTCGAGATCGCCCGAGGCCTTCAGAGCGACGCCGAGGTTGTTGTGGGCGTTCACGTCGTCAGGATTGTGGCGTAGGACGGTCTTGAATTCCGCGATGGCGCCGGCCGGATCACCCATTTCCTTGAGCGCGACCCCCAGGTCATTGTGCGCTTTCGGATCGTCCGGCTTCAGCCGGAGGGCTTCCTTGAATTCGAGCATCGCGGCGTCATGCCGGCCGATATCCAGAAGGGTATTCGCCAAGTTAAGGTGGGCGGCGAAATAGTTCGGCTGGAGGCGCAGCGCATGTTTGAATTCGTCGATGGCTTGCCCGAGATCCCCTTTGAAGACAAAAGCCACCCCGAGATCGTTGTGGCGCATGGCTTCAGCGTCCGTGTCCACCGGTTGGGTAATCTTGTCCGTGGTGGACACGATCTGTTCCTCTTCCAGCGTCTGTTTGTCGGGCGGGCCGGATTTGGCTGCCGGCTTGTCCGCCGGTGCCGCGCGGCCTGCTGCTCCAAAGGGCAAGACCAGGCTGAGCGTCAACAGGATGAGGATTGGACTGATATGGCATACCAGCGCCGGGTGGCGAACACCGTCTCGCATGGGAGGCTCCTTCTACGTCGTCGCATGAGGAAGAGGGTGAAGAGGAAGAACCGGTGTCTGGTCTGTCTGAGAATTGAGAAGCCAGAACCGCACGCTGTCAGATAGCCCGATCCAGTCTGAAATTTCAAGTTGAAAGTCGGCTCGTGGATTTCAGCAGGCGCAAGGGGAAGATGCGAGGAGAGGCCATGTCTATGGTGCTGCCGCGGCTCCCGATAGGACAGCATCACCTCCTGGGGCCTGCTGCCATCCTCCGCCTAGTGCTTTGTACAGGCTGACCATGTCCGTGAGACGGGCACGTTCGGTTTGAGCGAGTTGCGTTTGCGCTGCCAGCATCGTGCGCTGCGTGTCGAGCACATCCAGGTAGTTTACCAGGCCCTTGCGATATCGGACCTCCGCCAGACCCACGGCGGCATCGGCTGCCGCTGTTTGTTCGCGCTGGCGCGTTAACTGCTCTGTGCGGGTGTGGATCGAGACCAGGAGATCTGCGACTTCGCGAAACGCCAGGAGAATGGTCTGCTGATAGCCCTCCAACAATTGTTGATAGCGTGACTCAGCGGCGTCCAGTCGCGCCACGTTGGTGCCGCCGAGAAAGATGGGCAAGGTCACCGAGGGGCCGATGCTGAAGTTCGCGCTGTTGCCCGTGAACCAGTTGGCGAACTCCGCGCTTTGGAGTCCTCCCTGGCCGGTAATGGACAGAGTGGGGAAGAAGTAGGCGCGTGCCTGTCCGATGCGGGCATTGGCAGCTTTGAGCGCAGCTTCAGCCTGCAAGATGTCGGGCCGTCGTTCGAGCAAGTGCGACGGGAGCCCGACCGGAATGTCCGGCTGGATGACAACCTTTCGCAGTGGCGTTTGTGGAAGCGTCAACGTTCCCGGTGCAGCCCCGGTCAGGACTTCCAGACGGTGCACCTCAACGGCTCGCAAGCG carries:
- a CDS encoding tetratricopeptide repeat protein, with product MRDGVRHPALVCHISPILILLTLSLVLPFGAAGRAAPADKPAAKSGPPDKQTLEEEQIVSTTDKITQPVDTDAEAMRHNDLGVAFVFKGDLGQAIDEFKHALRLQPNYFAAHLNLANTLLDIGRHDAAMLEFKEALRLKPDDPKAHNDLGVALKEMGDPAGAIAEFKTVLRHNPDDVNAHNNLGVALKASGDLDGAIAEYRTAATLQPNDVNAHFNLGLGLMEKRQPEAAINEFRTALHLRPNDAKIRFNLGNALAGIGQRMEAAQELRQYLRLELDTRANRRWLEQAEAKLRELEMP